Proteins co-encoded in one Arachis hypogaea cultivar Tifrunner chromosome 11, arahy.Tifrunner.gnm2.J5K5, whole genome shotgun sequence genomic window:
- the LOC112721348 gene encoding probable sugar phosphate/phosphate translocator At1g12500, with translation MVEAQTWTTRRMSNPRLLDNSSTNNNPDQVLDIPATPPSEARNNHLNGLKSGIATTTSMSPTILTAIIIASWYFSNIGVLLLNKYLLSFYGYRYPIFLTMLHMLSCSAYSYASINFLELVPPQHIHSKKQFLKILALSAIFCFSVVCGNTSLRYIPVSFNQAIGATTPFFTAIFSFIITCKKETGEVYVALLPVVLGIVVASNSEPLFHLFGFLVCVGSTAGRALKSVVQGILLSSEGEKLHSMNLLLYMAPMAAMILLPFTLYIEGNVFSVTIEKAKEDPYMVFLLLGNATVAYLVNLTNFLVTKHTSALTLQVLGNAKAAVAAVVSVLIFRNPVTVMGMAGFGITVMGVVLYSEAKKRSKVTTH, from the exons ATGGTGGAGGCACAGACATGGACAACCAGAAGGATGAGCAATCCGAGGTTGTTGGACAACTCATCCACCAACAACAATCCCGACCAAGTACTGGACATCCCGGCGACACCGCCATCGGAAGCAAGAAACAACCACCTAAACGGCCTAAAAAGTGGCATCGCCACCACCACCTCCATGTCCCCAACGATCCTAACTGCAATCATAATTGCGTCGTGGTACTTCTCCAACATCGGCGTCCTCCTCCTCAACAAGTACCTCCTCAGCTTCTATGGTTACCGCTACCCAATCTTTCTCACCATGCTCCACATGCTATCCTGCTCCGCTTACAGCTACGCGTCCATTAACTTCCTGGAGCTCGTTCCTCCTCAGCACATCCACTCCAAGAAGCAGTTCCTTAAGATCCTCGCACTCAGCGCCATCTTCTGCTTCTCTGTTGTCTGCGGCAACACCTCCCTCAG GTACATTCCTGTGTCTTTCAACCAAGCAATAGGAGCAACGACCCCGTTCTTCACAGCCatcttctctttcatcataacCTGCAAGAAAGAAACCGGTGAAGTATACGTGGCACTCTTGCCTGTTGTTCTTGGCATCGTAGTCGCCAGCAACAGCGAGCCTCTCTTCCACTTGTTCGGCTTCTTGGTTTGCGTGGGTTCAACCGCGGGTCGAGCACTGAAATCGGTTGTCCAGGGAATCCTCTTAAGTTCAGAAGGCGAAAAGCTTCACTCTATGAACCTTCTTCTTTACATGGCTCCAATGGCGGCCATGATATTGCTGCCATTTACTCTCTACATCGAAGGGAACGTTTTCAGTGTGACGATTGAGAAGGCGAAGGAGGATCCGTATATGGTGTTCTTGTTGCTTGGGAATGCCACGGTGGCGTATTTGGTGAATTTGACGAATTTCTTGGTCACGAAGCACACCAGTGCCTTGACTTTACAAGTGTTGGGAAACGCCAAAGCTGCGGTTGCGGCGGTTGTTTCTGTTTTGATATTCAGGAATCCTGTCACGGTTATGGGGATGGCGGGCTTTGGAATAACCGTTATGGGGGTCGTTCTCTACAGTGAGGCTAAGAAGAGATCCAAAGTCACAACACATTGA